A region of Thermotoga sp. DNA encodes the following proteins:
- a CDS encoding redox-sensing transcriptional repressor Rex, with protein sequence MSEMIHFPRSTFERLKLYRKALTLVEKEFISSDELARMLEINPELVRKDLSYLKCQGKPRVGYNVEELRSELNELFGVNDTTNMIVVGTDDLAKALVSYDFKSVGVKVVAVFDVGGESIGKFIGEFAVREMDVLERVVRRFNVEIAALCVPREKAQSTAEELIKKEIRAIWNFTGARLALPSSIIVVDEDLTKSLLTIKHLLKR encoded by the coding sequence ATGAGTGAGATGATTCACTTTCCAAGATCCACGTTTGAAAGGTTGAAGTTGTACAGAAAAGCTCTGACCCTTGTGGAAAAGGAGTTCATTTCTTCGGATGAACTGGCGCGGATGCTTGAAATCAATCCAGAGCTCGTAAGAAAGGATCTTTCGTATTTGAAGTGTCAGGGTAAGCCGAGAGTAGGCTACAACGTGGAAGAACTTCGCTCGGAACTGAACGAACTCTTCGGTGTCAACGATACAACTAACATGATAGTTGTGGGAACAGACGATCTTGCAAAGGCACTGGTGAGTTACGATTTCAAAAGTGTTGGTGTGAAGGTAGTTGCTGTGTTCGATGTTGGAGGCGAAAGCATAGGAAAGTTCATCGGTGAGTTTGCGGTCAGGGAAATGGATGTTCTGGAGAGAGTGGTGAGAAGATTCAACGTGGAGATAGCCGCTCTGTGCGTTCCCAGAGAGAAAGCTCAAAGCACCGCAGAAGAGCTGATAAAAAAGGAAATAAGAGCGATCTGGAACTTTACTGGGGCGCGGCTCGCTCTTCCTTCCAGCATCATCGTAGTGGACGAGGATCTCACGAAATCCCTCCTGACAATAAAACACCTTTTGAAGCGATAA